From one Rosa rugosa chromosome 4, drRosRugo1.1, whole genome shotgun sequence genomic stretch:
- the LOC133742142 gene encoding hydroxymethylglutaryl-CoA lyase, mitochondrial-like: protein MSSLEKPLVFDRIQKFSSSVCRSRRADDVEEGTSCSTSNSREEEYTRDYFSFSKKTLSFGRNHKAFRNGFESWFLPDDQFNSKTKCNEKDATRKFLNGIGLPKFVKIVEVGPRDGLQNEKKIVSAAIKIELIHRLISSGLSVVEATSFVSPKWVPQLADAKDVMEAVRNLEGSATLPVLTPNLKGFEAAVAAGAKVVAVFASASESFSKANINCSIEESLVRYRAVTRAAKELSIPVRAYVSCAIGCPEEGAIPPSKVAYVAKQLYDMGCFEISLADTTGIGTPTTVVPMLEAVMAVVPVEKLAVHFHDTYGHSLPNILASLQMGIGTVDSSVAGLGGCPYAKGASGNVATEDVVYMLSELGVETNVDLAKLLVAGDFISRHLGRPSGSKIAIASSPVKADDSKV from the coding sequence ATGTCAAGCTTGGAGAAGCCACTTGTTTTTGATAGGATTCAGAAATTCTCTTCTAGTGTTTGCAGGTCAAGAAGAGCAGATGATGTTGAAGAAGGAACAAGTTGTAGCACATCCAATAGCCGCGAAGAAGAGTATACAAGAGACTACTTCTCTTTCAGCAAAAAGACTTTGAGCTTTGGCAGGAATCACAAGGCTTTCAGAAATGGTTTTGAATCATGGTTCTTGCCAGATGATCAATTTAACTCCAAGACCAAGTGCAATGAAAAAGATGCAACACGTAAGTTCCTGAACGGAATAGGATTACCAAAGTTTGTTAAGATAGTAGAAGTAGGTCCAAGAGACGGTCTACAAAATGAGAAGAAGATCGTATCTGCAGCTATAAAGATTGAGCTGATTCATAGGCTGATTTCTTCTGGGTTGTCTGTTGTTGAGGCTACAAGTTTTGTATCACCCAAATGGGTTCCTCAGCTAGCAGATGCAAAGGATGTAATGGAAGCGGTTCGCAATCTCGAGGGTAGTGCTACATTGCCTGTTCTGACACCTAATTTGAAAGGATTTGAAGCAGCTGTTGCAGCTGGTGCTAAGGTCGTAGCAGTCTTTGCATCAGCTTCCGAGTCATTTTCAAAGGCGAACATCAATTGTAGCATAGAAGAAAGTCTTGTGCGTTACCGAGCTGTTACTCGTGCTGCAAAGGAGCTTTCGATTCCTGTTCGAGCGTATGTATCATGTGCCATTGGATGTCCAGAAGAGGGAGCAATTCCACCATCAAAAGTGGCATATGTAGCAAAACAACTCTATGACATGGGCTGCTTTGAAATTTCTCTTGCCGACACGACCGGAATTGGTACCCCAACGACGGTTGTGCCAATGCTTGAAGCTGTGATGGCTGTTGTTCCTGTTGAGAAGCTTGCTGTTCATTTCCATGATACGTACGGGCATTCTCTTCCAAATATTCTAGCCTCTCTTCAAATGGGGATTGGCACAGTCGACTCCTCTGTTGCAGGTTTAGGTGGGTGTCCATATGCCAAGGGAGCTTCCGGTAACGTTGCCACTGAAGATGTTGTATACATGCTTAGTGAACTTGGCGTGGAAACCAATGTGGATTTGGCCAAGCTCCTGGTGGCTGGTGATTTCATCAGCAGGCATTTAGGTCGCCCGTCTGGTTCAAAGATCGCCATTGCCTCGAGTCCTGTTAAAGCTGATGACTCCAAGGTTTAG
- the LOC133742141 gene encoding pentatricopeptide repeat-containing protein At1g14470-like: MSVLQLDSLLYKISNVSQLRQLHAHLIQNSLHHQNQWVSLLINQCTRLRAPPPYTRLIFDSTPRPNIHVFTSMLKYYAPLGNVCSNQVVSLYQLMQRCEDICLGTFVYPVLIKSSGSAGIAFHAHVVKLGLGSDHYVRNAIMSVYSKYGPVEHARDVFDEMPERSLVDWNNMISGYWKWGNKVEACKLFDMMPEKSVVTWTAMVTGYARMKDLENARGYFDNIPEKNVVSWNAMLSAYAQNGSPEEALRLFDDMMDSGDKPNETTWAIVISACSSCGNSSIADLFIQKLNQKRMHLSYFGKTAMLDMYAKRGSIKSAREVFDELGVYKSSGTWNAMISAYARVGNLTSARELFDKMPERDVVSWNSMISGYAQNGQSALAIDLFKDMTAADNPKPNEVTMVSVISACGHLGALEIGNWAVNFLTKHHTNLSISVYNSLIFLYSKCGSMDDAKRIFNEMKQRDVVSYNTLISGFAAHGHGMEAVKLNMKMKEEFIEPNRETYIGILTACSHAGLLEEGWKIFESIKDPDVDHYACVVDLLGRVGKVDEAKKIVDGMQKEPHAGVYGSLLNASRIHKRIDLGEFAASKLFELEPHNSGNYILLSNIYASAGRWDDVVRVREAMRNAGVKKATGWSWVEYNGKMHKFIAGDRSHELSDEIYRRLAELGRKLRNAGYIADKACVLRDVDEEEKEEMVGTHSEKLAVCFALLVTEAKSVIRVVKNLRVCRDCHTAIKMISKLEGRKIILRDNNRFHHFSDGQCSCGEYW, translated from the coding sequence atgtcagtCTTACAGTTGGATAGCTTACTATACAAAATAAGCAATGTGAGTCAGTTAAGGCAGCTCCATGCCCACCTCATTCAAAATTCCCTCCACCACCAAAACCAGTGGGTGTCATTGCTCATCAACCAATGCACGCGCCTCCGTGCACCGCCGCCCTATACCCGTCTCATCTTCGACTCTACGCCTCGCCCCAACATCCATGTCTTCACCTCCATGCTCAAATATTACGCCCCTTTGGGCAATGTTTGCTCTAATCAAGTTGTTTCACTATATCAACTAATGCAGCGTTGCGAGGACATATGTCTTGGTACCTTTGTGTACCCAGTTTTGATCAAATCGTCCGGCAGTGCCGGCATTGCGTTCCACGCGCATGTGGTGAAGTTGGGTCTTGGTTCTGATCATTATGTTCGCAATGCCATCATGAGTGTGTATTCAAAATACGGGCCGGTTGAGCATGCCCGAGacgtgttcgatgaaatgcctgAGAGGAGTCTGGTGGATTGGAACAACATGATTTCTGGGTATTGGAAGTGGGGGAATAAAGTTGAAGCGTGTAAACTGTTTGATATGATGCCTGAGAAGAGTGTTGTTACTTGGACTGCTATGGTTACCGGGTACGCTAGGATGAAGGATTTGGAGAATGCAAGAGGGTATTTTGATAACATTCCGGAGAAAAATGTGGTGTCGTGGAATGCAATGCTCTCGGCTTATGCTCAGAATGGCTCTCCAGAGGAGGCTTTGAGATTGTTTGATGACATGATGGATTCTGGAGATAAACCAAATGAAACTACATGGGCAATTGTCATTTCAGCGTGTTCGTCATGTGGTAATAGTTCCATTGCAGATTTGTTTATCCAAAAGCTCAACCAGAAGCGGATGCATTTAAGTTACTTTGGCAAAACAGCGATGCTTGATATGTATGCAAAGCGTGGGAGCATCAAGagtgctagagaagtttttgatgaatTGGGGGTGTATAAGAGCTCTGGGACATGGAATGCCATGATATCAGCATATGCAAGAGTCGGGAATTTGACTTCAGCTAGAGAGCTCTTCGATAAGATGCCGGAAAGAGATGTTGTCTCATGGAACTCGATGATTTCTGGTTATGCTCAGAATGGACAGTCCGCTCTTGCAATCGATCTCTTCAAAGATATGACTGCTGCTGATAACCCCAAACCAAATGAAGTCACTATGGTCAGTGTCATCTCAGCATGTGGGCATCTTGGGGCATTGGAGATAGGTAATTGGGCCGTCAACTTTCTCACAAAACATCATACCAATCTAAGTATATCAGTATACAATTCTTTGATATTCTTGTACTCTAAATGTGGAAGCATGGATGATGCCAAGAGAATATTCAACGAAATGAAACAACGAGATGTGGTTTCCTACAATACATTGATTTCAGGGTTTGCAGCTCATGGTCATGGAATGGAAGCTGTCAAGCTAAACATGAAGATGAAAGAAGAATTTATTGAGCCAAACCGTGAAACGTATATTGGTATTCTGACAGCGTGCAGCCATGCTGGGTTGTTAGAAGAAGGTTGGAAGATCTTTGAGTCGATCAAAGATCCTGATGTAGATCATTATGCATGCGTGGTTGACTTATTAGGTCGAGTGGGTAAAGTGGATGAGGCAAAAAAAATAGTTGATGGCATGCAGAAAGAGCCACATGCTGGAGTTTATGGATCTCTTTTAAATGCTAGCCGGATTCACAAAAGAATTGATCTTGGGGAGTTTGCTGCAAGCAAGCTCTTTGAGCTTGAACCACATAATTCAGGAAACTACATTTTGCTTTCGAACATATATGCCTCTGCAGGCAGGTGGGATGATGTGGTGAGAGTTAGAGAAGCAATGAGAAATGCAGGTGTGAAAAAGGCAACTGGTTGGAGTTGGGTTGAATACAATGGTAAGATGCACAAGTTCATTGCGGGAGACAGATCACACGAACTGTCAGATGAAATTTATAGGCGATTGGCAGAATTAGGGAGGAAGCTGAGGAATGCTGGCTACATTGCTGATAAGGCCTGTGTGCTAAGAGATGTTGatgaggaagagaaagaagagatggTGGGTACTCATAGTGAAAAATTGGCGGTATGCTTCGCTCTTCTTGTTACAGAAGCAAAGTCAGTGATTAGAGTGGTGAAGAATCTGAGGGTGTGCAGGGATTGCCATACAGCTATTAAGATGATATCTAAGTTGGAAGGAAGGAAAATTATTTTGAGGGATAATAACAGGTTTCACCATTTCAGTGATGGGCAATGTTCTTGCGGAGAGTATTGGTAA
- the LOC133742143 gene encoding large ribosomal subunit protein bL21c — MASSATLSLLCSSFASHCKISPPATTSLSQFNSLSLSSSSSSSPHKLSSSSPRPTFPLLPKSSEIDSAVLEAELQAPEPDAEPLASEEPAPAALELAESEPAPKREEIFAVVMIGGRQYIVIPGRYIYTQRLKGAKVNDKVVLNKVLLVGTKTTTYIGKPIVTNAAIHAVVEEQGLNDKVVVFKYKKKKNYRRNIGHRQPNSRIRITAITGYQDYPAVTLES, encoded by the exons aTGGCGTCGTCTGCAACTCTTTCGTTGTTGTGCTCCTCCTTCGCATCCCATTGCAAAATCTCACCTCCCGCCACAACCTCCCTCTCTCAATTCaactccctctccctctcttcttcttcttcgtcttcgcCGCACAagctctcctcctcctctccgcGTCCCACATTCCCTCTCCTCCCCAAGTCGTCGGAGATTGACTCCGCCGTCCTCGAAGCCGAGCTTCAAGCTCCCGAGCCTGACGCCGAACCTCTTGCTTCCGAGGAGCCTGCCCCCGCCGCCTTGGAACTTGCTGAATCCGAACCAGCCCCAAAACGCGAGGAGATTTTCGCTGTTGTTAtg ATTGGAGGGCGCCAATACATTGTTATACCTGGACGATATATCTATACACAGCGCCTCAAAGGAGCCAAGGTCAATGATAAg GTTGTTCTGAACAAGGTGCTGCTTGTGGGAACAAAAACAACTACCTACATTGGAAAACCAATAGTGACAAATGCTGCTATACATGCTGTAGTTGAAGAGCAA GGACTGAATGACAAAGTGGTTGTCTTCAagtataagaagaagaaaaattataggagaAACATTGGTCACCGACAG CCAAATTCACGCATAAGGATAACAGCTATCACCGGCTATCAAGACTATCCAGCAGTTACACTTGAATCATAG